In the Telopea speciosissima isolate NSW1024214 ecotype Mountain lineage chromosome 2, Tspe_v1, whole genome shotgun sequence genome, one interval contains:
- the LOC122649855 gene encoding pentatricopeptide repeat-containing protein At4g14170, which produces MYLRTVVLARAKTVRNKSFFSTNILTNSDNTTNPISYYFSLLHSSPNPKHLRHLHGRLLRTGLYSNVILSSKLVMMYSIPHNLISHSLSVFLHMPERNIFSWNIIIGEFSRLGLAEKSLALFLQMQNSEIQPDVFTLPLVLKACASAGSIFCGMSVHGFCVKVGSEKNVFVASALIFLYVSLGKIFEARRLFDEMPQRDAVLWTAMLAGYAQHEEPMLGLVVFREMVGEGIQLDAVVMVSLLLICSQLGWLRHGKSVHGWNIRRCLRLGLNLGNAFVHMYVKCASLSYAQKFFNIMPQRDVISWSALILGYGINGSVNVALDLFDLMCREGFEPNDVTFLGALSACAHAGMVQQAHVFFDMMKDYKVMPELKHYACMVDCLGRAGLLEEADRFIEEMPVEPDGAVLGALLGGCRVHGNIEVGERIAKKLLGLEPEKAGYYILLANIYAAAGRFDDAEQVREFMKQQKVNKLPGSSLIELENCFYLSQGNEVV; this is translated from the coding sequence ATGTACTTGAGAACCGTTGTTCTTGCAAGAGCAAAAACTGTACGGAACAAATCTTTCTTCTCAACTAACATTTTAACTAACTCAGACAACACCACCAATCCAATCTCCTACTACTTCTCCCTTCTACACTCATCGCCCAATCCCAAGCACCTTCGCCATCTCCACGGTCGCTTGCTTCGAACtggtctatatagcaatgtaaTCCTAAGCTCTAAGCTTGTTATGATGTATTCCATCCCTCACAATCTcatctcacactctctctccgtCTTCCTCCACATGCCTGAGAGGAACATCTTCTCTTGGAACATTATAATCGGAGAGTTTTCTAGGTTGGGTTTGGCCGAAAAATCGTTAGCACTCTTTCTTCAAATGCAGAATTCTGAGATTCAACCAGATGTCTTCACGCTCCCTCTGGTGCTTAAAGCCTGCGCAAGCGCTGGATCGATCTTTTGTGGCATGTCAGTACATGGATTCTGCGTGAAGGTTGGGTCGGAGAAGAATGTTTTTGTTGCATCTGCATTGATCTTCTTGTATGTTAGTTTGGGGAAGATTTTTGAGGCGAGAAGGCTGTTCGACGAAATGCCTCAGAGAGATGCCGTGCTTTGGACAGCGATGCTGGCTGGGTATGCGCAGCATGAAGAACCAATGTTGGGTTTGGTGGTGTTTAGGGAGATGGTTGGTGAAGGTATTCAGCTTGATGCTGTGGTTATGGTTAGCTTGCTTTTGATCTGTAGCCAATTGGGTTGGCTGAGACATGGTAAGAGTGTGCACGGGTGGAATATTAGGAGGTGTCTGCGGCTAGGATTGAATTTAGGGAATGCTTTTGTTCACATGTATGTGAAATGCGCCTCATTAAGCTATGCCCAgaaattttttaatataatgCCTCAGAGAGATGTGATTTCTTGGAGTGCATTGATCTTGGGGTATGGGATAAATGGAAGTGTCAATGTTGCTTTGGATCTCTTTGATCTGATGTGCAGGGAAGGATTTGAGCCAAACGATGTGACCTTTCTTGGTGCTTTATCAGCATGTGCACATGCTGGTATGGTGCAACAAGCACATGTGTTTTTTGATATGATGAAGGATTATAAGGTAATGCCCGAGTTGAAGCATTATGCTTGCATGGTTGATTGTTTAGGCAGAGCAGGGCTATTGGAAGAGGCAGATAGGTTTATAGAGGAAATGCCAGTGGAGCCTGATGGAGCTGTGTTGGGTGCACTCTTAGGAGGTTGTCGAGTTCATGGCAACATTGAAGTTGGAGAACGGATTGCAAAGAAGCTATTGGGTTTAGAGCCGGAGAAGGCTGGATATTATATTCTTTTGGCTAATATCTACGCAGCTGCTGGTAGGTTCGATGATGCAGAGCAAGTGAGGGAGTTCATGAAGCAACAAAAGGTGAATAAGCTACCTGGGAGCAGCCTGATTGAATTGGAGAACTGTTTTTATCTATCACAAGGAAATGAAGTGGTTTAG